A window of Daphnia pulicaria isolate SC F1-1A chromosome 4, SC_F0-13Bv2, whole genome shotgun sequence genomic DNA:
GGCTCTTCCGCCAGCTCGTCTTCGACTATCGTCTGCGTTTCGGCGTCGACCAGAGCGGCCGAATTCCGGCGATCGGAAGACGAACGAGAAGAGGATGAAGATGAGGACAGCGGCCGTGAATCCCGTTCCTGGGCCGGCGGCGTCGACGTCTTTTCGGAAATGTGTTCCAGCCGGCGGAGGTGCGACTCACTCCGTCTCATCATCGTCTGGTGGACGTTGGATCCTCCGACGCTCCAGGATCGCCGGTGTAGTGACTGGGAATGCGACAGGACTTTGACGCGACACGAGCGCCGTTTGGTGCTGCTGACCAACTGCGGTGACGGTTGGTACTGGCTGCCGGGCAGCGGCCGCAAAACCGTGACGGGCTGAACGGAATTCTCCTCCACTTCCAGGAAAACGGCCGAGCGCGGCTTATTATCCACACACGTCGAATACGATCGTTTGGCTCCAATCAACCGATCCTGAATCGGTCGGACCAGGCACCTCTTGTAGCTCCTCTTGCGtgtcttctctctccttaaaaattgaattcattcaATTAATCAATTCATAGAATTatgataaaatttaattttactttgGTTTGTTTCTCGCTTGTTCCTCCAGGATCGCCTTGAGGGAAGCCACTTCGGCGTAGAGGCAGTTGACTCGTTCGAGTTTCTCCTCGTAGAGGGCGCGGATGTCATTGACGTGTTTCATTTCGGCCAGCCGCCTCAACAGCTGATCGTCGCCGCCGGAATCGTCAAATCGCTGCTGTTGCGGTGGCCGGCTATTATCGCTGCTGctactgttgctgttgttgttgttgttttgattgAGGTTGTCGTTAGAAGAATCCACCGAAGACGAGCCTTGGCGGCCACGGCGGCGATGGTCCCTGCGGGTGGTGGCGCTGCAAGTGCTGGAAGCCGCCGAAGCGGAATGGCCGATGCTCTTGAGACAAGAGCGCACCTCCTTCTTCCACTGGAATTGCTGGGCGGCGTAGTGTTCCGGTTCCTGAGTCACCAGATCGGCAGAAGCGATCGACAGATGGagcaaaatggaagaaaacgaCGGCCGGTTTCGCGGTTTCGGGTCCCAGCACATCCGCATCAGAAGGAGGAAACCCGCCGGAACCGAAGGCGGAAGAGGCAAGTGAAGTCGGTTGGTGCCCACGCCGTAAATGATGGCAGCTTGATCAATGTCACGATAAGGACTTTCACTGGTCAGCAATTCCCATAGAACCACGCCATAAGACCTTCAATTCCAATAAATGTTCCAGTCAATTTTAGtttgattaattttcaaaaataattagaatAACTTACCAGACATCCATCTTTTCAGAGCAGAGTTCTTTGCGGATGACTTCCGGCGCCATCCAGGCGTATGTTCCTATAAAGGACATTTCGACACTGATTTCATTCCACGTCCGGCACGTGCCAAAATCGCTGATTTTAACCACATTGTTCTCGGCTAGTAGAACACTAAAAgataatgaaattaaaaaattttagccGGAATTgtagattaaaaaaaagataatgtaAACGTACTTGGGACTTTTCAGGTCACGGTGGATGATTTTGTGTTGATGGAGGTAGTGCATTCCGGAAGCGATTTGTACGGCCCAGTCAACGGTCAGCCTGGGCGATAATTTATTCTCGTCGTTGCGTAAGAAATTGTACAACGTTCCGTTCGGACAATATTCCATCACCAAACAATAATTCGGCGCCTGTGTACACGCTCCcctgaaaagaataaaacaaattgattatCAAGAAATTCcggaattaataataataacggggaaattttctctttaattttaCTTGAAGCGGATAATGTTGGGATGGTGCAGTTGACGGAGATGCCGGATATCGGCTTCTCTTTTATCTTTGACCCGTTTGACGGCCACGATCTCATTACGCATCCGGCATTTGTAAACAGCACCTTGAGCTCCGGATGCCAACCATTCAAGTTCACGGAGCGCTTCAGACGGAATCTCCCATTCGTCTATAACAAAAGTTTTGTCATTCAGGTAAACCAACCAAAAACTATATTTCGAAATGGGCACacattttgaataataattctAGTTACCTTTGTTGGCTTTGGCTGTCAAATTCCAAAAAACGGGCCGGAAGCAGCCGAAAATGCCATCCAACCATCCACTGCGTGAATCGGTCAAATCATGGGCGGCGGCTGTCACGACGGCCAAATTCTGTTGACCCGACGGCCCGGCTGGCGACGAACAAACTTGCGTCTGTATAGGCGCCGGAATCGTTGCATTTGAAACTCCCGCCGAAGTGTGATAGgccatcctttttaaaaaaaccaaattccGCCAATCATTAACCAATTAAGTACTACTACGTCACACACATTGTCACGGGAAAACCCTGGACAAGTGTCAATACCAATTGAGACATtgtacaaataaaaaccagAAGGTGTGTATTTAGTATATGACCATCAACTATTACGAAATTattcctttcccttttttcgccAAACTTATTTTTCGGCCTcgggaaaatggaaaaaaagggaacgttAACCGTTTGGGGGAAAAACACGCAGTCGTTCACCTATACACAACTGggcgtgtgtgtctgtctgcacgttggggatttttttattttcgcttcCAAGTCAGTAATTGTTTTGTGCGACGACGTCACACCAACTGGGCCACTCAACTGGCCCTTTTTTCGATGTTTCAAACTTTTGCCAGCGGTCGTTTACTTggcctccattttttttttaaatttctatgcaaaacaaaattcgtCGTGTGTCTATACACCAATTAACCTTGGACGGGACGGTTAATTTCGCAATTCGATTTTTATattcggcggtggaaaaatatgaACGAACTTGGACACGCTCTCTTTCTGTTCTGAAATCGCTCAAGGCGACAGGAATTTCCCCgtcaaagtaaaaagagaaaaggaatttttgggggttttactaagaaaaaggaaaaaaactatAGCCGCTTATTATTAGCTAGAACAACCTGCTGTCGTGAACTAGGTGTTCCGCGTTGTTGGATGAGCCGGAAGTGCTGCCGTCTGAAATACTTTTCCTGCCGCAACAAATCAGCAACATGGCGAACTCAATACGAACTGGTGACAGCCAAAAGTGAACGACGACTGTCGCCACTGTTGGCCGTTTAGCGCTGTTAAAAGCCTCTCTCCCTACCCGCTATACATATTGACTCGCAGATTCCTATATAACACACACCCCCCtttctattcttttcaatctagAAAATAGAATACaggtgggcagcagcagcagtgtgtgtgtgtgtctgttgaTGTCAAACTATGTGATACCATCTGCTGTATTTGCATTAGGATAGGAATGCGTCCATCACGTGACTCTCTATCTATCTATGTGTGTTTTATTAGAATGGCGATGATGTCAACGCAgttgtttcaatttcttttcggcAGAGAAAATTATTAGGACGAATGATAattccattattattttttggaatAAGACACAAAACTTACTGGAGATTGGCATTGGTggggctgctgttgttgtggcaCAGGTTTCGGACGTGGATGGCCGATGGAGCGTTGCGAGATTCCAGCGCCGCCACTGGAGTTAATTCCGCCGTCACGTTATTCGAATTGAGATCCATCGCTTGAGCCATGACGgctggaaaaaatattatttctttccttcGTTTTCACTTCACACGGGGGTTTGtatcttttttccttattgCTGGCGGATTAAAGAGTCTGTGTTGTATACCATGTTCCACGGTCGAGTAGATGCTGTGCGCGCAGTCGCCAAGGGGCTCCTTTTTGAATGGCCGCCGTAGGGGGGAAAATGGACGGGAGGACCGACCGATCAATACGGCGGAGTAGCCGGCAGAGAGCGCTGACGGCGGCGATGATGCATTCGATTTGCTATATacacttttcttctctctctttcttatttttcttattatggGTTCGGGAGAAAATGTCTCGAAATTTTCATCAAGACATGGCCAGCAATCGAATGTATTTATCTCGGTGCTGGTTATCGCTGGGATTATATACCGTTATCTTGTCGAAAGATAACCGAAACAAAAGTTCACCGGCGAAAaatagcacacacacaaaacaaaatcttgCGTCACACAcgcacgatttttttttttttgatttccgtggaagaaaataattaacaaaaatCCGATTCGTCCGTGTTTTTCTATTCGTTTGTTGTCACTAGAGCGAAATTTGATTGGTTTCAAATTCCACTCACACGCGCTGGgttctatttttcttgtttcaaacTTTGaacgacacacacaacagcgAGTTTTCGACACGACTTGACTGGCCAACGTGCAGCAGACTAATAACCAAAGCCCAGGCCTTTTCCCACTGCACACTTGCTGTGTGTATACGTACTACTACTATACACCTTTTAGCCACCACCCACCCCCTCTTACCGGGTAGCTCctcccacttttattttttaattcgttcGACGTGGTGGtcaggtaaaagaaaaacaaaaaaaattataatgggaaaaaaactgcacaggaaaagaagaaaagtgagcGGATGGTGGAtgagataaatttaaaaaaaaaccggtcgACACTGCACACTGCAAAAAGTGGATAATTACGATTCACGAAGTGGTTTCACAAACTGGCTGATAGGTTCTATAGAGCAGCTCTTATATTTTATTGAGACATTCCACATTcggaaaaagataaaacacACATATCTGTGTACACCCACACAAGccatattgtttttcttatcaaTTGAATGGTGTTGATGACGTCAAAACACAGGGATCATGAATTTGCTGTGTCCGATCGCTGATTGGTCCAGACTGAAAGTACTTACGCAGATGACCtccatttgtttcaaattctattttttttctttttctttctccaatgtaaaataataagagAGGTGTGTACGTACGTCAAAGGGGGGAgggtgaactttttttttgttttattgtttgctGGGGGTGAAAGACCCTGtcatttctttgaaaaaaatataaatttcttttttaaatatcaaataaGAAATGCCGAATCCCCCCTCCTAAATCCGGCTCCATCCGTCTGGAGGTTAATGTCCAGATTCTTTATcctctttaaaattttattttattattttttaaaaataaacagacGGATGGATGGAATAAATCCAGGTCGCCAATGTCAGTTTGACATTGagaattcaaatgatttacacacaacaacaacaacaactctctACATGTTGTCTCGGTTaacgagttctttttttttctttctaaagattgttgttgttgtgtggtgTTGTACTATACACCGCCCAAGGATTTCGAATGGTTATGGTAACTGGCGACGAGTGAATTCACATATACTGGATATTATCCATTCGTTCTATTTATTCACAGAAATATATGAAAAGggtggagagaaaagatttttctttggaTTCAAGGATTTCGCTGGAACCTCAGAATCCCCCAATTGGGGCGAtgacgtttgaaaaaaaaaaagataacggGCCGGAGTGGAAGAAATCGCTTGACAGGttggaaaatgttattttcgAAATAGATATACGAGACGCGCTCGTTGAAACATTGataacaataagaaaaatgagGAAGGTATATACATACAACTATCAAGGTTAAGTGAAGAAGGGTGGATAAAATGAGAAATTTTTGTGTACCTGTTTGAAGGGGACCCTTCTCCATAAGGTATGTGTCCACCTTCCCCCCCTTCGCTCTCTATTTCGCCTGGAGCGTATATACCAGTCTATAGGAAGTTGCATGAGTCATCCAGGTATATTATACAACCCACGCAAAGAGACGCTCTAAGAGAAAATCTTCCCGGTAGAAActcaattaaaacaaattctaCTACAATGCGgtttttcacacacacacacacaaaccttCTATTTCTATATACACTTTACGTCCGAAAAACTCAATTAGCAGTTATTATTATCGCAATATCGATTATTTTGTTGTAAAAGAAGCAGCCAACGAGTTCCAAAGAAGTCGAGAAAACTATCGTTTTTAATGAGGCTTCCGATTCCTGGAATGACCATGATAATATCCATATATACTGTACCAGGTAGCTAGCCATAGCCAGCAATGTATAGCGTTAAAATTTTCCTTCACGATTCACCTGGTTTCTGCGGTtttccaaataaataaaaattctcccTTCACGCGTGTACACGCAAGTTAATACAGGTGACCTTCtctgcctgtgtgtgtgtgttatatatGTGTGCCATTTTCAAGGAAAAGCAGCGTGAACACTTGCATCTaagaaaatatataacaaCAAAGTTTCGCATCCGGATGGCGGTTTCCTAATGTATATATATCTACACGGCCATTTTGCGAGAGCCAACATCTGTGACCGCGTCAAACTTAAATCGACGTATTAAATTCAATAGAGGTCAAACATAAAGATATTGATCTAGAACGTCCAGAAATAAAAtctcaatttatttaaatttatttatttttttattaattagaaagtttttttaagCGCCAAATTTGGTGGCTAAACACATTCGAAATATATATCCTTTTTGCGAAAAGCAAACGCCTTGTCCGACATTGGCCATGCATTATTCATGTGTCTCGATCAGATATTTATTTGATCAATACTCGGGATAACAACAACTGCACATACAGTATAATACCTGTTCCATTGACTTTCAtgtgtaggggagactggctGAATATGATGGATTCGTTACGCCGCACACCAGCAACAACATAGTAAAAACATAAGcagttttgttgttgctgttgttgtcctAAATATTTTTGGGTGTCTGGATTTATTctatatcttttctttcttttcatttcacgcCCCAGACTCCCAAGGTTTCATTCAATATATACTACGGTGTGTATCGCGGTGGTTGGTGTGCGGCTTGTTGGCACCTTGCCCGTTTCCTTATCTAGATCTCCTGATGTTgtttcgaagaaaaaaaaagaaaagatggatTGCGTAATTAAGTTTTCTCGCAGACAATCTAGATTTCGGGTGAGCTTGTAATACTGCTTCCCACCTACTTGCGTTTGATATCTCAGGTTGGCAGGattgataacaaaaaaattaaaactgcgCACAAGTATTTTAAGTTTTGTAACAGTGGGTTCGTTCGATGAGGACGTTGTATAGTATAAAAGATAACGTCGttgtatttcttttgaaagtttaagTTATGGCGCATTTGAGATATGGCAAATATGGTTGGCGAAGACATGGCAATGCAGATGAAGTTGGCTCGAATTACGATTTAGGAAgggcataataataatacgaaataataataaaaaaaggaaatgaattttaaaaatgatgatgCAACTCATTGAAATTCACGCCGaaccaaaaaattttgaaaaaataaagttagtaaaataatttaaaaaaataaaattaaccaaCGCCTTGAGCAACACTTCACGAAGAAACATATTCTTTTAgtacactaaaaaaaaaaccggaatcaaaaatttttctgGAAAAATAAACAGTTAGAATATATCAACGAAGATATTATAGAAACTGGTTCCACGTGAATATTAGCCACCAGCGCGCATCACGCGTTAGTAACTGTAcatctcccccctccccctccaAATAGAAATGTCAGCGTCACGTTTTGCATAATaggattatttaaaaaataaaaaaaaacaaaatcaaacttCCGGCATGTCTCCGTCATCTTCGTTGACCGAAACAAGTGAAAGGCGATTTTCGTCGAGCGAATTTCGCGAGTAGAGCGAAGTGGGACGATCCCTGAAAGGTTTGCGCGTCCGGATTGGATTCCGCCCAAAGCTATATATACGCACGAAACGAGATTGAAAAAGAACAGAAGATAATAAATGAGGATGATAAATGTctataaaaagggaaatatttttagatcaCACAAGGTCCTACTGAATGAAAACGAACCTTTTGCGAGACAGGGAGACGGGCGAACTTTTCATTTCCTCTTCCTCGTCGGAGCACGTCTCCCAGCTGGATTGGGTGGGCCCCATTGATCTGGATCTGGACTCATTCGACgtctcctcctcttcttcccgTTGGCACATTTCCTTGACCTCTTGGCGTCCAGGAACTGGTCCTGATTCCAATCGCTCCTTGATTGATTTCACCGATCGACTCCTGACGACACTTCGCTTGTAACTTCGTTTGCGCTGTTTGGCCCTCCTGCAAATGGGTAAAATATCTTTGagtatttaaataaatcatgTTGATCAATAATTCATTATATTtacatttctttgtttttaggttTCATTTCTTTGAGAACGTCCATGTAGTAGACGACCTCGTTGTAGACTTTACTTTGCACCAGCTCAATCAGCTTCTCTTTTAGGAGGTCCTCGACGTGTTTGATTTGAGCCTGCCGATTCGCCAAAGAGTTTCCACCGTCGACGtaatcgttgttgttgttgtttcgattGTTATCTTCGTTGATGAACACGGCATCCATCGTCTCCCGTTCCTGGCCGCTCGAAACGGTCGAGTGGTGATTGCTGCGGTAGGTGGCGAAGGAGCAAATCTCCTTCTTCCACTCCAGTTGGAGATTGGCGTAGTTTACCGGCTCCTGGTCCACCAGTTCGGCCGAACAGTCGGACAGGTGGCGTAGAATCTCCAAAAACGAGGGCCGTTTGCGAGCAGTCTTATCCCTGCACTTTTCCATCAAGTCGAGCAAGGCCGCCGGAAGGGTTGGCGGAAGATGCAGCTGCAGCTGATTGCTGCCCACGCCGTAGAGGATGGCGCCGTAATTTTTGTCGCGATAGGGCGTCTCCCTAGTCAGGAGCTCCCACAGGACAACACCATAAGACCTGTCGATCCAATTACATTCAGAAAACtacttgaaaataataatgaaatttgtgatttttgtttaccaAACGTCGgctttttttccactttttcctTTGCAAATGACTTCGGGCGCCATCCAGGCGTACGTGCCAATGACCGTCATCAAGATGCTTTGAttggtgaatgtccggcatgTGCCAAAATCGGTGATTTTCACCACGTTGTTGGCATCCAACAAGATactgagaaaacaaaacaatacggATGAAGAGATAAGAAACATGTGGGTGATTTCCGGAATCCTTGACTCTTTTCCCATCCGTCTACTATTTTACTTTGGACTTTTCAGGTCACGATGCATGATGTTGTTCTGGTGAAGATAGTGCATTCCAGCAGCGATCTCGACGGCCCAGTCGAAGGTCAATTGGGGCGACAACTTGTTTTCACTCCGGAGAAAATCGTACAGCGTTCCGTTCGGACAATATTCCATCACCAAACAATAATTAGGCGCTTCATTACACGCTCCCCTATTATTTTATATAGAAATAATTGTTAAGCTGATTGAcattggaattttaaaattgtgttACTTGAAGCGGACAATGTTTGGATGATTGAGTTGACGAAGGGCCGGAATTTCAATCTCGTTCTTATCGTTGACTTTTTTGACGGCGACAATTTCACTACGCATCCGGGCTTTGTAGACGACACCTTGAGTGCCGGATGCTAAATGCTCGAGATCACTGAGCGCTTCGAATGGAATATCCCACTCGTCACCTAAATtattcgaatattttttttttaaactaattaattaattcattaatAATCGGCAGAAATGTAATAAATACCTTTATTGCCATGGTTGTCCCAATTCCGGAACGCTGAACGAATGCGGCCGAATAATCCGCCCAACCAGCCAGACGATTCTGATTCGGTTAAAGTTTCTTCGGTTCCGGCGGATGATAAATGTTGACGGCCAGTTGACAGACCCGCCGGCGAGGAGCAGATTCGGGTCTGGATAGGGCCCGGAAGCAAAGGCATTGGAGATTCCGATTTGTGCGGATAATATTGCTGGTCCATCCTTGATCATGATTCgtggtaaaaaaattgacataataagttttggtttgtttttacgACTCTCGGAGCCCAGGTGTTGGATGAGTAAATGTCAAAAGGACCCAATTTATTACCATCAAAATAGAAATTCTACCCCCCGACTCCTAGCCCACCCACTGTTTAGGGAGCCCAGGTAGCACAAAGTGAACAACACATCTAGACAAACATGGCTGACATTGCAAGAAATAGTTTTCCCTGGACCTGTACATTTCCAACCCCTTGGGCTATTCCACCCCCCACACAATACTCGACCTGATTTGtctattttcttcattgaCCTCCCTCCCTCTCACCTTCAGAAAATAAGTGAAATTCACTGTAATTTTGTGTGCATTTCCAATAAATACTCTATCGCAatcatctaaaaataaaactttgcaCTACAGGTGTAAAAATATGAGGACAGGTAGGTTGAGACTTACAGGTTGTTTCCGTTTTGGCACAGGTTGCGGACGTGGATGGTGGACGGAACATTGCGAGATTCCATGGGTCCCACCAGAGCTGTGCCCATTTGAATGTCCATCTTCGGATGAATATTACTATCCATCGCTTGAGCCATGTCGACAAGAAGATTTCAGAGTTTCAATTCCAACTTTGTCATGACACCGTGTTCAGTCGACCAAACTTAACACCAGCCGCACTAAATCCGCTTAATAATcactttaatcatttttaaaaaattttaaaaacttggcGAGCGTTagtgggggggaaaaaatctcaACTTGACTTGGACGACGACCTGTTGGTCTAATGGAACTGATTGAGACTGTTGTAggtaa
This region includes:
- the LOC124336059 gene encoding mitogen-activated protein kinase kinase kinase 13-like isoform X1, translating into MAQAMDLNSNNVTAELTPVAALESRNAPSAIHVRNLCHNNSSPTNANLQMAYHTSAGVSNATIPAPIQTQVCSSPAGPSGQQNLAVVTAAAHDLTDSRSGWLDGIFGCFRPVFWNLTAKANKDEWEIPSEALRELEWLASGAQGAVYKCRMRNEIVAVKRVKDKREADIRHLRQLHHPNIIRFKGACTQAPNYCLVMEYCPNGTLYNFLRNDENKLSPRLTVDWAVQIASGMHYLHQHKIIHRDLKSPNVLLAENNVVKISDFGTCRTWNEISVEMSFIGTYAWMAPEVIRKELCSEKMDVWSYGVVLWELLTSESPYRDIDQAAIIYGVGTNRLHLPLPPSVPAGFLLLMRMCWDPKPRNRPSFSSILLHLSIASADLVTQEPEHYAAQQFQWKKEVRSCLKSIGHSASAASSTCSATTRRDHRRRGRQGSSSVDSSNDNLNQNNNNNSNSSSSDNSRPPQQQRFDDSGGDDQLLRRLAEMKHVNDIRALYEEKLERVNCLYAEVASLKAILEEQARNKPKREKTRKRSYKRCLVRPIQDRLIGAKRSYSTCVDNKPRSAVFLEVEENSVQPVTVLRPLPGSQYQPSPQLVSSTKRRSCRVKVLSHSQSLHRRSWSVGGSNVHQTMMRRSESHLRRLEHISEKTSTPPAQERDSRPLSSSSSSSRSSSDRRNSAALVDAETQTIVEDELAEEPTCVVRSGSRRSKGDGLESPAVIRLKQTGEESSDSEPEVIQEIEEETYRWERKRGRASGSSQHLSLCESSSQSLNEPRQLQHFGIGRRYTVDMSQYKYNDAWTQRIQQPSVLLDDETHHRSAQPDKASTLPARMNALTLSRHSSWETCSEQEESSLPATQNDGSLRRRSLGRNPIRSRKSFKDRPTSVYSGKSSGSVEENPSSLPVGEFQSDGGFYYDLDGNVQSEEHDTTLMDSCGNIPAVRQQEISRLDLAGDHSHSFA
- the LOC124336059 gene encoding mitogen-activated protein kinase kinase kinase 13-like isoform X2, coding for MLLICCGRKSISDGSTSGSSNNAEHLVHDSRMAYHTSAGVSNATIPAPIQTQVCSSPAGPSGQQNLAVVTAAAHDLTDSRSGWLDGIFGCFRPVFWNLTAKANKDEWEIPSEALRELEWLASGAQGAVYKCRMRNEIVAVKRVKDKREADIRHLRQLHHPNIIRFKGACTQAPNYCLVMEYCPNGTLYNFLRNDENKLSPRLTVDWAVQIASGMHYLHQHKIIHRDLKSPNVLLAENNVVKISDFGTCRTWNEISVEMSFIGTYAWMAPEVIRKELCSEKMDVWSYGVVLWELLTSESPYRDIDQAAIIYGVGTNRLHLPLPPSVPAGFLLLMRMCWDPKPRNRPSFSSILLHLSIASADLVTQEPEHYAAQQFQWKKEVRSCLKSIGHSASAASSTCSATTRRDHRRRGRQGSSSVDSSNDNLNQNNNNNSNSSSSDNSRPPQQQRFDDSGGDDQLLRRLAEMKHVNDIRALYEEKLERVNCLYAEVASLKAILEEQARNKPKREKTRKRSYKRCLVRPIQDRLIGAKRSYSTCVDNKPRSAVFLEVEENSVQPVTVLRPLPGSQYQPSPQLVSSTKRRSCRVKVLSHSQSLHRRSWSVGGSNVHQTMMRRSESHLRRLEHISEKTSTPPAQERDSRPLSSSSSSSRSSSDRRNSAALVDAETQTIVEDELAEEPTCVVRSGSRRSKGDGLESPAVIRLKQTGEESSDSEPEVIQEIEEETYRWERKRGRASGSSQHLSLCESSSQSLNEPRQLQHFGIGRRYTVDMSQYKYNDAWTQRIQQPSVLLDDETHHRSAQPDKASTLPARMNALTLSRHSSWETCSEQEESSLPATQNDGSLRRRSLGRNPIRSRKSFKDRPTSVYSGKSSGSVEENPSSLPVGEFQSDGGFYYDLDGNVQSEEHDTTLMDSCGNIPAVRQQEISRLDLAGDHSHSFA
- the LOC124336140 gene encoding mitogen-activated protein kinase kinase kinase 13-like; the encoded protein is MAQAMDSNIHPKMDIQMGTALVGPMESRNVPSTIHVRNLCQNGNNLMDQQYYPHKSESPMPLLPGPIQTRICSSPAGLSTGRQHLSSAGTEETLTESESSGWLGGLFGRIRSAFRNWDNHGNKGDEWDIPFEALSDLEHLASGTQGVVYKARMRSEIVAVKKVNDKNEIEIPALRQLNHPNIVRFKGACNEAPNYCLVMEYCPNGTLYDFLRSENKLSPQLTFDWAVEIAAGMHYLHQNNIMHRDLKSPNILLDANNVVKITDFGTCRTFTNQSILMTVIGTYAWMAPEVICKGKSGKKADVWSYGVVLWELLTRETPYRDKNYGAILYGVGSNQLQLHLPPTLPAALLDLMEKCRDKTARKRPSFLEILRHLSDCSAELVDQEPVNYANLQLEWKKEICSFATYRSNHHSTVSSGQERETMDAVFINEDNNRNNNNNDYVDGGNSLANRQAQIKHVEDLLKEKLIELVQSKVYNEVVYYMDVLKEMKPKNKEMRAKQRKRSYKRSVVRSRSVKSIKERLESGPVPGRQEVKEMCQREEEEETSNESRSRSMGPTQSSWETCSDEEEEMKSSPVSLSRKSFGRNPIRTRKPFRDRPTSLYSRNSLDENRLSLVSVNEDDGDMPEV